The following coding sequences are from one Thermostaphylospora chromogena window:
- the ruvX gene encoding Holliday junction resolvase RuvX — translation MRQGVRLGIDVGSVRVGVARSDPSGLLATPVETVRRGKGDLRRIREIADEHEAIEVVVGLPTSLSGREGPAAAAARSFAERLAVRLAPIPVRLVDERFTTVTAQQSLRASGVRAKKQRGVVDQAAAVVLLQTALDGERATGFPPGRLVPPSTSDSQEEDDTSAGNGGRGSGRRRRGGKR, via the coding sequence ATGAGACAAGGCGTGCGACTGGGCATCGATGTGGGGTCGGTGCGCGTCGGAGTGGCGCGCAGCGACCCCTCCGGTCTGCTGGCCACCCCGGTCGAGACGGTGCGCCGGGGCAAGGGCGACCTGCGGCGGATCCGAGAGATAGCCGACGAGCACGAGGCGATCGAGGTCGTGGTGGGTCTGCCGACCTCGCTGTCGGGACGTGAAGGGCCGGCCGCGGCGGCGGCGCGCTCGTTCGCCGAGCGGCTCGCGGTCCGGCTCGCACCCATTCCCGTGCGCCTGGTGGACGAGCGGTTCACCACCGTGACCGCCCAGCAGAGCCTGCGCGCCAGCGGCGTGCGCGCGAAGAAGCAGCGCGGCGTGGTGGACCAGGCGGCGGCGGTGGTGCTCCTGCAGACGGCCCTGGACGGCGAGCGCGCCACCGGCTTCCCTCCGGGCCGTCTCGTCCCGCCGTCGACCTCGGATTCCCAGGAGGAGGACGACACGTCCGCCGGGAACGGCGGGCGCGGCTCGGGTAGGCGCCGGCGCGGCGGGAAACGCTGA
- the infC gene encoding translation initiation factor IF-3: MSAEPRINERIRVPEVRLVGPNGEQVGIVSIHDALKLAQEADLDLVEVAATARPPVCKLMDYGKFKYESAMKAREARRNQAHTVIKEIKLRPKIDPHDYETKKGHVVRFLKAGDKVKVTIMFRGREQSRPELGFRLLQRLAEDVNELGFVESQPKQDGRNMIMVIGPHKKKAEARAEKAAARSRRGGESAGDASRGRQ; this comes from the coding sequence ATCAGCGCCGAGCCCCGCATCAACGAGCGTATCCGTGTGCCTGAGGTTCGCCTCGTCGGCCCCAACGGCGAGCAGGTCGGCATCGTGTCCATCCACGACGCCCTGAAGCTGGCCCAGGAGGCCGATCTCGACCTCGTCGAGGTCGCTGCCACGGCGCGCCCGCCCGTGTGCAAGCTCATGGACTACGGCAAGTTCAAGTACGAGTCCGCGATGAAGGCGCGCGAGGCGCGCCGCAACCAGGCGCATACGGTCATCAAGGAGATCAAGCTCCGGCCGAAGATCGACCCGCACGACTACGAGACGAAGAAGGGTCACGTGGTGCGGTTCCTGAAGGCCGGAGACAAGGTCAAGGTCACCATCATGTTCCGTGGCCGCGAGCAGTCCCGGCCCGAGCTGGGCTTCCGGCTCCTGCAGCGGCTGGCGGAGGACGTCAACGAGCTCGGCTTCGTTGAGTCCCAGCCGAAGCAGGACGGCCGCAACATGATCATGGTGATCGGCCCGCATAAGAAGAAGGCTGAGGCCAGGGCCGAGAAGGCGGCGGCACGGTCACGGCGCGGCGGCGAGTCCGCTGGAGACGCCTCGAGGGGCCGGCAGTAG
- the rplT gene encoding 50S ribosomal protein L20: protein MARVKRAINAKKKRRVVLERASGYRGQRSRLYRKAKEQMLHSLTYAYRDRKDRKGNFRRLWIQRINAAARQNGITYNRFIQGLKAAGVEVDRKILADLAVNDAATFATLVETAKKALPADVNAPVA from the coding sequence ATGGCACGCGTCAAGCGGGCGATCAACGCCAAGAAGAAGCGCAGGGTCGTTCTCGAGCGGGCGAGTGGTTACCGGGGGCAGCGGTCGCGTCTGTACCGCAAGGCCAAGGAGCAGATGCTCCACTCCCTGACCTACGCCTACCGCGACCGTAAGGACCGCAAGGGCAACTTCCGCCGTCTGTGGATCCAGCGGATCAACGCCGCCGCCCGGCAGAACGGCATCACCTACAACCGGTTCATCCAGGGTCTCAAGGCCGCCGGGGTCGAGGTCGATCGGAAGATCCTCGCAGACCTGGCCGTCAACGACGCCGCCACCTTCGCGACGCTCGTGGAGACCGCTAAGAAGGCGCTTCCGGCCGACGTCAACGCGCCGGTCGCCTAA
- a CDS encoding PAS domain-containing sensor histidine kinase — protein sequence MQGEKTGQPLPSGAGSIPIDDLPDGVIVVDRTGRVLSVNRAATRLTGVPPDRAVGADIRDVFPFRDADGREWWKWLDPCGGLRTRTRQPECTVQMPGGQELLLAARLVREPERGGDVVRVVVTLRHAAARARLERSRADLVSTVAHELRSPLTSVKGFTATLLAKWNRFTDDQKLVMLETVNADADRVTRLITDLLDVSRIEAGRLQIRRQLVDLPSRARRLIAGRVAAGEPEDRFRLEVRGELPETWLDQDKMDQILGNLLENAVRHGRGTVTIVMEPIEWGVAVSVRDQGEGIAPEMATRVFRQFWRGQGRRRGGTGLGLFIVKGLVEAHGGTVTVQRAPEGGAEFRFTVPAGKPDFA from the coding sequence GTGCAGGGAGAAAAAACCGGTCAGCCGCTCCCGAGTGGCGCGGGCTCGATCCCCATCGACGATCTCCCCGACGGCGTCATCGTGGTCGACCGCACGGGGCGGGTGTTGAGCGTCAACCGGGCCGCGACCCGGCTCACCGGGGTTCCCCCAGACCGGGCGGTCGGCGCCGACATACGCGACGTCTTCCCCTTCCGTGACGCCGACGGGCGCGAATGGTGGAAGTGGCTCGACCCCTGCGGCGGGCTGCGCACCCGTACTCGCCAGCCCGAGTGCACGGTGCAGATGCCCGGCGGGCAGGAACTGCTCCTGGCCGCTCGCCTGGTACGCGAGCCCGAGCGCGGGGGAGACGTCGTGCGAGTGGTCGTCACGCTGCGCCACGCGGCCGCCCGGGCCCGCCTGGAGCGCAGCCGCGCCGACCTCGTCTCCACCGTGGCCCACGAGCTCCGCTCCCCGCTCACCAGCGTCAAGGGGTTCACCGCCACGCTGCTGGCCAAGTGGAACCGCTTCACCGACGACCAGAAGCTCGTCATGCTGGAGACGGTCAACGCCGACGCCGACCGCGTCACCCGTCTGATAACCGATCTGCTCGACGTCTCCCGTATCGAGGCGGGACGGCTGCAGATCCGCCGCCAGCTCGTCGACCTCCCCTCGCGCGCCCGCAGGCTGATCGCGGGCCGGGTCGCCGCCGGCGAGCCGGAGGACCGCTTCCGCCTGGAGGTCCGCGGAGAACTCCCCGAGACGTGGCTCGACCAGGACAAGATGGATCAGATCCTGGGCAACCTGCTGGAAAATGCGGTGCGCCACGGACGCGGTACGGTGACAATAGTCATGGAACCGATCGAGTGGGGAGTGGCCGTGTCAGTGCGTGACCAGGGAGAGGGCATCGCCCCCGAGATGGCCACGCGCGTGTTCCGGCAGTTCTGGCGCGGTCAGGGACGCCGCAGGGGCGGTACCGGCCTCGGTCTGTTCATCGTCAAGGGCCTGGTCGAAGCGCACGGCGGCACCGTGACCGTGCAGCGCGCCCCCGAGGGCGGGGCGGAGTTCCGATTTACCGTGCCCGCCGGCAAGCCCGACTTCGCCTGA
- a CDS encoding TrmH family RNA methyltransferase encodes MARAELTNTRSPRVKAAKRLAKRAFRERDRIFLAEGPQAVREALKVPGATVELYATAEAENRHPDIAAAASEQGVPIHLTSGEVMAELAQTVTPQGLLAVCRLVHVPLAEAVPAGSRLVALLAHVRDPGNAGTVLRTADAAGADAVVFTDASVDPYNGKCVRASAGSLFHLPVVTGVRVAQAVAHVREAGMRVLAADGAGRVTLDEADLSGPTAWIFGNEAWGLPEEVLALADEVVRVPIYGKAESLNLATAAGVCLYASARVQREK; translated from the coding sequence ATGGCGAGAGCAGAGCTGACGAACACCCGGTCGCCGCGGGTCAAGGCGGCCAAGAGGCTCGCCAAGCGGGCGTTCAGGGAACGCGATCGCATCTTCCTCGCCGAGGGACCGCAGGCGGTCCGGGAGGCGCTCAAGGTTCCGGGCGCCACCGTCGAGCTCTATGCCACCGCCGAGGCCGAGAACAGGCATCCCGACATCGCCGCCGCCGCCAGCGAGCAGGGGGTGCCGATACATCTGACCAGCGGCGAGGTCATGGCCGAGCTGGCGCAGACCGTCACCCCGCAGGGACTGCTGGCGGTGTGCAGGCTGGTGCACGTTCCGCTGGCGGAGGCGGTGCCCGCGGGATCGCGTCTGGTGGCGCTGCTGGCGCACGTACGCGATCCGGGAAACGCCGGGACCGTGCTGCGCACGGCGGACGCCGCGGGTGCCGACGCGGTGGTCTTCACCGACGCGTCGGTCGACCCTTATAACGGCAAGTGCGTGCGGGCGAGCGCGGGCAGCCTGTTCCACCTGCCGGTGGTCACCGGCGTACGGGTGGCGCAGGCGGTGGCTCACGTGCGGGAGGCCGGGATGCGGGTGCTCGCGGCCGACGGCGCCGGCCGGGTCACGCTCGACGAGGCGGACCTGTCCGGGCCCACCGCGTGGATCTTCGGAAACGAGGCGTGGGGACTGCCCGAGGAGGTGCTGGCTCTGGCGGACGAGGTGGTGCGTGTGCCGATCTACGGAAAGGCGGAGAGCCTCAATCTGGCGACCGCCGCCGGGGTGTGTTTGTATGCCTCTGCCCGGGTCCAACGGGAAAAGTGA
- the rpmI gene encoding 50S ribosomal protein L35: MPKMKTHSGAKKRFRLTGSGKIVRRRANRAHYNEHKPSKLTRRLAPYKFVSDADSKKIKKLLAK, translated from the coding sequence ATGCCGAAGATGAAGACGCACAGCGGCGCCAAGAAGCGGTTCCGGCTGACCGGATCGGGCAAGATCGTTCGCCGTCGGGCGAACCGTGCGCACTACAACGAGCACAAGCCGTCGAAGCTGACGCGGCGTCTCGCCCCCTACAAGTTCGTGTCGGACGCCGACTCGAAGAAGATCAAAAAGCTGCTCGCCAAGTAA
- the pheT gene encoding phenylalanine--tRNA ligase subunit beta: MKVPLSWLREYVDLPTVSVSEVADKLTAAGLKLEGITSYGHEIKNVVVGEVLDIEELTGFKKPIRYCQVEVGESAPRGIICGAVNFSVGDRVPVALPGAVLPGGFEIGSRKTYGRLSDGMICSEQELGLAESSSGILVLEPDAPIGADVVELLRLRDDVIELEVTPDRGYALSIRGVAREAAIAFGVPFRDPADIDLPSTSEEAYPASVADPAICDRFVLREVTGFDPSAPSPLWMRARLLRAGMRPVSLAVDVTNYVMLELGQPLHAFDRTKLTGEIVVRRAREGESLQAIDHVTRKLHPEDVLITDGSGPISMAGTMGGLNTEISDSSTELVIEAAHFPATGIARMSRRHNLVSEASRRFERGVDRELPLYASWRAVKLLVELGGGTAKPGVTHISFDVEPVRIPLPADYPSKVAGVPYTRETVVRRLEQVGCVVTDEPAPAPEPSGVAAKLDVSEGATDVLTVTPPTWRPDLTDPNDLVEEVMRLEGYDLVPSVLPAAPAGGGLTERQRLRRRVGRALAAAGYVEVLAYPFIGPRDLDNLQLPEDDPRRRTTRLLNPLSEDEPLLRTTLLPGLFKTLLRNVGRGRTDVALFETGAVYRPRPGAPDRAPVPTVERRPADDELAAVEAALPAQPQRVAVVLAGEFERSGWWGGGRAATWADAVEAARVVAREARVELTVKADAHAPWHPGRCAALYAGDTLIGHAGELHPRVIEAYGLPRRTCAMEIDFDGLAERASGRIDPPAVSAYPVATQDVALVVPSATPVAEVEAALREGAGELLESIRLFDVYTGEQVGEGNKSLAYTLRFRASDRTLTVEETTAARDAAVALAADRFGARLRGA, from the coding sequence ATGAAGGTCCCCCTTTCCTGGCTGCGGGAGTACGTCGACCTCCCCACCGTCTCCGTCTCCGAGGTGGCGGACAAGCTCACCGCGGCGGGTCTGAAGCTGGAGGGGATCACCTCCTACGGCCACGAGATCAAGAACGTCGTGGTGGGCGAGGTGCTCGACATCGAGGAGCTCACCGGGTTCAAGAAGCCCATCCGCTACTGCCAGGTCGAGGTCGGCGAGTCGGCGCCGCGCGGCATCATCTGCGGCGCGGTCAACTTCTCCGTCGGTGACCGCGTGCCGGTGGCGCTGCCCGGAGCGGTGCTCCCCGGCGGTTTCGAGATCGGCTCGCGCAAGACGTACGGCCGGCTGTCGGACGGCATGATCTGCTCCGAGCAGGAGCTGGGGCTGGCCGAGTCGTCGTCGGGCATCCTCGTGCTGGAGCCCGACGCGCCGATCGGCGCCGACGTGGTCGAGCTGCTGCGGCTGCGGGACGACGTCATCGAGCTGGAGGTCACGCCCGACCGCGGTTATGCGCTGTCCATCCGGGGCGTCGCCCGCGAGGCCGCCATCGCGTTCGGCGTGCCGTTCCGGGACCCGGCCGACATCGACCTGCCGTCCACCTCCGAGGAGGCGTATCCGGCGTCGGTCGCCGACCCGGCGATCTGCGACCGGTTCGTGCTGCGCGAGGTGACCGGCTTCGACCCGTCCGCGCCGAGCCCGCTGTGGATGCGCGCGCGGCTGCTCCGCGCGGGCATGCGCCCGGTGTCGCTCGCCGTCGACGTCACGAACTACGTGATGCTGGAGCTCGGCCAGCCGCTGCACGCCTTCGACCGCACCAAGCTGACCGGCGAGATCGTGGTACGGCGGGCCCGCGAGGGCGAGTCCCTGCAGGCCATCGACCATGTGACGCGCAAGCTCCACCCCGAGGACGTCCTCATCACCGACGGGTCGGGCCCGATCTCCATGGCGGGCACGATGGGCGGCCTGAACACCGAGATCTCCGACTCCTCGACCGAGCTGGTCATCGAGGCGGCCCACTTCCCGGCCACCGGCATCGCCCGCATGTCCCGGCGGCACAACCTGGTCAGCGAGGCGTCTCGGCGCTTCGAGCGCGGGGTCGACCGCGAGCTGCCGCTGTACGCCTCGTGGCGGGCGGTGAAGCTGCTGGTCGAGCTGGGCGGCGGCACCGCCAAGCCGGGCGTCACCCACATCAGCTTCGATGTGGAGCCGGTGCGGATCCCGCTGCCCGCCGACTATCCGAGCAAGGTGGCCGGCGTGCCGTACACGCGGGAGACCGTGGTGCGGCGGCTGGAGCAGGTCGGCTGCGTCGTCACCGACGAGCCGGCGCCGGCGCCCGAGCCGTCCGGCGTGGCCGCGAAGCTCGACGTGTCCGAGGGCGCGACCGACGTGCTCACGGTCACCCCGCCGACCTGGCGCCCCGACCTCACCGACCCGAACGATCTGGTCGAGGAGGTCATGCGCCTGGAGGGCTACGACCTGGTGCCGTCGGTGCTGCCCGCCGCGCCCGCGGGCGGCGGCCTGACCGAGCGTCAGCGTCTGCGCCGCCGGGTGGGGCGGGCGCTCGCGGCGGCGGGCTACGTCGAGGTGCTCGCCTACCCGTTCATCGGCCCGCGAGACCTGGACAACCTCCAGCTTCCCGAGGACGACCCGCGCCGCCGTACGACGCGGCTGCTCAACCCGCTCAGCGAGGACGAGCCGCTGCTGCGTACCACGCTGCTGCCCGGCCTGTTCAAGACGCTGCTGCGCAACGTCGGCCGCGGACGCACCGACGTGGCGCTGTTCGAGACCGGGGCGGTCTACCGGCCCCGGCCGGGCGCGCCGGATCGGGCTCCGGTGCCCACCGTGGAGCGGCGTCCGGCAGACGACGAGCTGGCCGCGGTCGAGGCGGCCCTGCCCGCCCAGCCGCAGCGGGTCGCGGTCGTCTTGGCCGGTGAGTTCGAGCGCTCGGGCTGGTGGGGTGGCGGCCGGGCGGCCACCTGGGCCGACGCCGTCGAGGCGGCCCGTGTCGTGGCCCGCGAGGCCCGGGTGGAGCTGACCGTCAAGGCCGACGCTCACGCGCCGTGGCACCCCGGTAGGTGCGCCGCGCTGTACGCGGGCGACACGCTGATCGGCCACGCGGGCGAGCTGCATCCGCGGGTGATCGAGGCCTACGGTCTGCCGCGGCGCACGTGCGCCATGGAGATCGATTTCGACGGTCTCGCCGAGCGGGCGTCCGGCAGGATCGATCCGCCCGCCGTCTCGGCCTACCCGGTGGCGACCCAGGACGTGGCGCTGGTCGTGCCCTCCGCCACGCCGGTGGCGGAGGTGGAGGCGGCGCTGCGCGAGGGGGCGGGCGAGCTGCTGGAGTCGATCCGGTTGTTCGACGTCTACACCGGAGAGCAGGTCGGCGAGGGTAACAAGTCGCTGGCCTACACGCTGCGGTTCCGCGCCTCCGACCGCACGCTGACGGTGGAGGAGACCACCGCGGCCCGGGACGCCGCGGTGGCTCTGGCCGCTGATCGTTTCGGCGCCCGCCTGCGCGGCGCCTGA
- the mltG gene encoding endolytic transglycosylase MltG, giving the protein MLALIILAGMIGGGGYYGYQWLNDVLVPDDYPGPGSGEVIIEIRQGASAGEVAQILVEKGVVKSVRAFTNAIDAAGMSGSLQPGDYRMRKGMSAKDAVALLDPKRRLQTKVTISEGMRASQIYQKLEEATGISAEEFQKAAKAISLPDAARGNIEGYLFPATYEITPRMNATEILEKMLDRHDKAVEDAGLRARAKKLGFTAHEMLTIASIVQAESGRLQDMPKVARVIYNRLEKSMKLQMDSTVMYGLGKYGIIASGTDLESESPYNTYRWEGLPPGPICNPGDHAIEAALQPEKGDWLYFATTDPKRRITKFTDSWEEFQKIRAELYRNVQGG; this is encoded by the coding sequence ATGCTGGCCCTCATCATCCTGGCCGGCATGATCGGTGGGGGCGGCTACTACGGCTATCAGTGGTTGAACGACGTCTTGGTTCCGGACGACTACCCCGGACCCGGATCCGGTGAGGTCATCATCGAGATCCGGCAGGGCGCCAGCGCCGGGGAGGTCGCTCAGATCCTCGTCGAGAAGGGCGTGGTCAAGAGCGTCCGGGCCTTCACCAACGCCATCGACGCCGCGGGCATGAGCGGATCCCTCCAGCCCGGCGACTACCGGATGCGCAAGGGCATGTCGGCGAAGGACGCCGTGGCCCTGCTCGACCCCAAACGCCGCCTCCAGACGAAGGTCACCATCAGCGAGGGCATGCGCGCCTCCCAGATCTACCAGAAGCTGGAGGAGGCGACGGGCATCAGCGCCGAGGAGTTCCAGAAGGCGGCCAAGGCGATCAGCCTGCCCGACGCGGCCCGGGGCAACATCGAGGGGTACCTCTTCCCGGCGACCTATGAGATCACCCCCAGGATGAACGCCACGGAAATCCTGGAGAAGATGCTCGACCGGCACGACAAGGCGGTCGAGGACGCCGGACTGCGGGCTCGCGCCAAGAAGCTGGGCTTCACAGCGCACGAGATGCTCACCATCGCCAGCATCGTGCAAGCGGAGTCCGGCCGGTTGCAGGACATGCCGAAGGTCGCCCGGGTGATCTACAACCGGCTCGAGAAGTCGATGAAGCTGCAGATGGACAGCACCGTCATGTACGGTCTGGGCAAGTACGGCATCATCGCCAGCGGGACCGACCTGGAAAGCGAGTCCCCGTACAACACCTACAGGTGGGAAGGGCTGCCGCCCGGCCCGATCTGCAACCCCGGCGACCACGCGATCGAGGCCGCGCTCCAGCCGGAGAAGGGCGACTGGCTCTACTTCGCCACCACCGACCCCAAGCGTCGCATCACCAAGTTCACCGACTCTTGGGAGGAGTTCCAGAAGATCCGCGCCGAGCTCTACCGGAACGTCCAGGGAGGATGA
- a CDS encoding shikimate dehydrogenase — protein sequence MTRAAVLGSPIAHSLSPCLHRTAYAIMGLSGWRYDAIECDEARLPGLLDGMGAEWAGLSLTMPLKRAVLPLLDTVADLAVEVGGANTVVFREGRRHGENTDVYGIVRALTEAGVAAPRSATVLGGGATAASTLAALREMGLGEATLVVREPSRAAQTVQVAERLGVALNVETFDKLDALLDVDLVVSTLPSGAADPYAAELARVPALFDVVYAPWPTVAARAVRAAGGVVVGGFPMLLHQAVRQVELMTGRSDVPVEAMREAGEAELARRAAAG from the coding sequence GTGACCAGGGCCGCGGTGCTCGGCTCGCCGATCGCCCATTCGCTCTCCCCGTGCCTGCACCGCACGGCCTACGCGATCATGGGCCTTTCCGGCTGGCGCTACGACGCGATCGAATGCGACGAGGCGCGCCTGCCCGGGCTGCTCGACGGAATGGGCGCCGAGTGGGCGGGCCTGTCGCTGACCATGCCGCTCAAGCGGGCGGTGCTGCCCCTGCTCGACACCGTCGCCGACCTGGCGGTCGAGGTCGGCGGCGCCAACACCGTGGTCTTCCGCGAGGGCCGCAGGCACGGCGAGAACACCGACGTGTACGGCATCGTGCGCGCCCTGACCGAGGCGGGCGTGGCCGCGCCGAGATCGGCCACCGTCCTGGGCGGCGGCGCCACCGCCGCCTCCACCCTGGCCGCGCTGCGTGAGATGGGCCTGGGCGAGGCGACGCTCGTGGTGCGCGAGCCGTCCCGGGCGGCGCAGACCGTCCAGGTGGCCGAACGGCTCGGCGTCGCCCTGAACGTGGAGACCTTCGACAAGCTCGACGCGCTCCTCGACGTCGACCTGGTCGTGTCCACCCTCCCCTCGGGCGCCGCCGACCCCTACGCCGCCGAGCTGGCGCGGGTACCCGCCCTGTTCGACGTGGTGTACGCCCCCTGGCCGACCGTGGCGGCGCGGGCGGTGCGGGCGGCGGGCGGCGTGGTCGTCGGCGGCTTCCCGATGCTGCTCCACCAGGCGGTTCGACAGGTGGAGCTGATGACCGGCAGGTCGGACGTGCCGGTGGAGGCCATGCGGGAGGCGGGCGAGGCGGAGCTGGCCAGGCGGGCGGCGGCGGGCTGA
- the pheS gene encoding phenylalanine--tRNA ligase subunit alpha has protein sequence MRDEALAAIKAAADLDELKKVRLAHAGDRSPIALANREIGALPPQARAEAGRRVGSARKAINEALAARQAELEAERDERVLAEETVDVTLPWDRTPRGARHPLTTLQERIVDAFVAMGYEVAEGPELEGEWFNFDALNIAPDHPARSEHDTFFVESADSGMVLRTQTSPVQVRALLSRKLPVYVVSPGKVFRTDEPDATHSPVFHQVEGLAVDEGLTMAHLKGTLDRFAEVMFGEGIGTRFRPNYFPFTEPSAEVDLRCFVCRGASVMPGGEPCRTCKSEGWIEWGGCGMVNPRVLVACGVDPKRYSGFAFGMGIERTLMFRYNIGDLRDMVEGDVRFTLPFGMEV, from the coding sequence ATGCGGGACGAAGCCCTTGCCGCCATCAAGGCGGCCGCCGACCTCGACGAACTCAAAAAGGTACGGCTGGCCCACGCCGGCGACCGCTCGCCGATAGCGCTCGCCAACCGGGAGATCGGCGCTCTTCCGCCTCAGGCCCGCGCTGAGGCGGGCCGGCGGGTCGGGAGCGCCCGCAAGGCGATCAACGAGGCGCTGGCCGCCCGCCAGGCCGAGCTGGAGGCCGAGCGGGACGAACGGGTGCTCGCCGAGGAGACCGTCGACGTCACCCTCCCCTGGGACCGGACGCCGCGCGGGGCCCGCCACCCCTTGACCACCCTTCAGGAGCGCATCGTCGACGCGTTCGTGGCCATGGGCTACGAGGTCGCCGAGGGGCCGGAGCTGGAGGGTGAGTGGTTCAACTTCGACGCGTTGAACATCGCGCCCGACCACCCGGCCCGCTCCGAGCACGACACGTTCTTCGTCGAGTCGGCCGACTCGGGCATGGTGCTGCGCACCCAGACCTCGCCGGTGCAGGTCAGGGCGCTGCTGTCGCGTAAGCTGCCGGTCTACGTGGTCTCGCCGGGCAAGGTGTTCCGCACCGACGAGCCCGACGCCACCCACTCCCCGGTCTTCCACCAGGTCGAAGGGCTTGCGGTGGACGAGGGGCTGACCATGGCCCACCTGAAGGGGACCCTCGACCGGTTCGCCGAGGTGATGTTCGGCGAGGGCATCGGCACCCGCTTCCGGCCGAACTACTTCCCCTTCACCGAGCCGTCGGCAGAGGTGGACCTGCGCTGCTTCGTCTGCCGCGGCGCGTCGGTCATGCCGGGCGGCGAGCCGTGCCGCACGTGCAAGTCCGAAGGCTGGATCGAGTGGGGCGGCTGCGGCATGGTCAACCCGCGGGTGCTCGTCGCCTGCGGCGTCGACCCCAAGCGCTACTCCGGATTCGCTTTCGGCATGGGCATCGAGCGCACCCTGATGTTCCGGTACAACATCGGCGACTTGCGGGACATGGTCGAGGGAGACGTGCGTTTCACGCTCCCGTTCGGGATGGAGGTCTGA